The Calliopsis andreniformis isolate RMS-2024a chromosome 5, iyCalAndr_principal, whole genome shotgun sequence nucleotide sequence CTTGTTTTCGAACACTGAAATAATATACGATAAGATATGAAATAATATCTTATATGCATTATTTTTACATTCTTCAGTATTGTATACTTTGTTCAAAATGTGTACCAATTATCATTAATTGCGTATAGATCCATTAATAAAACAGACGTTAAGTGCTAGTATACTAACACTTAAGTGGCCTGCctgaaataaaacagttttcaatattcattatTGTTCATCCATGATTTAGTCAATTTCTCTACTGTTCTGAGCATATCAATCAGGTAAAGTATTTGGATACCTGCAGTAGTTAAGATCATTattttaggattttataaagaactaatgatagaaaaaaattgtcaatttaataaTAGAATTAGAAAGTGTTTCCAGGTCATGAAACCAGAATAGTATTAAAAGTTCTAGTCTGGTGATTATCAAGGAGTTTGATTTTGCCTTAAAGATTAGAAACAATCTGTATATGATCAGATATTCCTTGCCCATTTTTTAAGGCGTACAAAGTATATCTGTAAAAAAAAGCCTACCGAATGTGACGTTGGCGGATAAGTACTCGAGCGTGATGAATAGACTTGGCAAGTCCCAATTTGAATACTTGAGTCTGGAGACGTCTCTCCAagaagtcttcaattttcaaacccaaAACGTAATCGAGTTTCATACGACTTTCATCCAACACACCAATTCTTACCAAACGTCTTAAAAGAGCATTTCCTAATAAATACAAATTTTGGTTAAAGAAAGTACAAAGATACAGAACACAATGCTCCAGATTCATAAGTTCATCAGTCAAAACAATAATTCCTCAAAGCTATCAgacaagaggtgtcagaaatgtACTCATCATATTCTTTTTTTTCATAATAAAAAGTGTAATTTAATGCAAATTAATACCTTCGAACAAACGTTTGGGATCTTTCTCTTCCAAAGTAAGAAGCTCACGAGCAGCCTTTCGGATATTTGCTAACGTGTATTTGACCCTCCATACTTCACGTTTATTACGGAGACCATATTCTCCAATAATTCGTAATTCTTGGTCCAAACGAGCCTTTTCGTAAGGTCTTCTGGGAGTAACATAGGTCTTCGAGAAGACTGACGGAATTCTTCCGTTTACCATTTTGTATAGTCGTTATCTGAAGAGCATAAATAACATTGAAATTAGTTAAAATGGAAAGTAATTAACTAAAgtaaactttaaaaatattcTCTTATGAGTTACTTTTACATAGCTACATGCTTTTATTAGAAGTCGCAGAGAACACGTGGTCGAATCGAAGACATTATATGAAGCATAAAAAAACGTTGTTCtaatttgaatattcattaaATGATTGTGTTTATTTCAATTAATTATATGTGTAATATTTTACATACTAATTAAAATACATCAAATCTTAAATTATGTACTCACCAAACAGCACGCGGATAACGACCACACCGTCTCATGAATCAAAACGAAATGGCCGAGCTCTAAGAGACTCCAATCTAGCGGAAATGAAGAGAAAAACGAATGCAGCGCTCAAACAGGAAATATAGAATATTTCATAAAGGCGGACTTTTCGAAATGACATTGAGTAGCATatactatattttttattgaacttttttattgaaataatcAAATCGTTTTTACTTTATATTCTTTGCATGgactaaataaaaatttagtaACTACTAAACATAGAAATTTAATCACTAAGTTTAAGAAAAATTCGTTTTAAGCAAACTAATTGATTAAATATACTATCTAtggaaataataatttgaaaaaaCATTTGCTTTCCTCTAGCAAATCAACtttaaatgtttttaaaaaattgaacaatAGTATTCATATCGAAAAAGTTGATTATGATCAGCATTCCAGAAGAGGTTAAAGGAATAGTGAATAACTCCAGCATTGTTTACTATCTTTACTTtttgaaaattacaaaatagatctaaaagaaacatttataaactCTGAAAAGTATGAACTTCTTATTCAgtaaatatttatgaaaaaaattctcAAACTTGGCTTATTTCTAGACTATTGTTTTAAGGCACTGTGGCTTACATAAGCCTCGAACAGAACTATTAAATTAGTAGttaaaaattaaacatttttattactACTAATTTAACGTTGTCtaacatttaaatattaatttaaaagttATTATAGTTTGCCATTTGCTAGATTATTTCCGTGTTGTATTAGCACTCAATGGCTACGTAATAACAAATTTTGCAATGATTTTCCATTGCATTCGATAGTATTTAACTTTATCTCATGATGTTTTTACATCTTTAACCACTTTAAAAATGCAGTTAATGCCAgttacataaataaataatgccaTTTTTATGAATGTGAACTTTCATCGACTTTCGTTTTAAAAGTTAGCGCAACGCAATGCTAACTTGTTTGGAATAATAGATAGCTCGAAAACACTGCTTATCGCGAAACTACTGAATCACTCAACACTTCAATTCttctaaataataataaacacgtattttatagttatcgtTTCGACTGATTTGTAATTGACAAACGCAATTGTAGATTTGGAGCAAACAATGTCCGTACGAGCGTTTATGCATTCACTAGATATGTACGATTATATCCATTGTGGACAAATATGATTAAATTTAGTCACAGATACAATAAATTCGTAGGGCAATGTAACAAAAAAGCTTATCAGTCTCGTGATTCTTCGATAACGTGTCTAAATACGCATTTCGACAGTATTGATAATCCAGTTACATTAGTGACGTGCATTTATTACATTTGATGTATTTTATACACTTatatatttacatttataattCATAGACAATGTattcttaaaaaataataaaaataaccatCTGATTAAAGTGATAAAGTATGTACTAATTTTTGGTCTTCTTAGCCCTAACCTTATTAAAACTATTCAGTTCGTTGTGCATAAAATTTCTTATAATATTACTTTATTTAAGATTTTATTAAGTATCTATATTCAAATTAGTTTAATTGTAAGCATCCTGTTATTATTATCCAATTATTACTATATGTTTTGAAATTATACCCCTTTTAGTTTTCCTTTAGTAGatcaataaatgaaacagtattgcaaattttacattttatagttaattaaaaaatgtagtaaataaagatatttaagttTGCAAACTATTTAGAAAATTGTAGTACCGAAAAATTGACGTAcgtaataaataatattcatGTATTTGAACTGAATATGTAATCTAATAAGTCACGTTTGAGTTTAAGTCACGTTTAATTCACGTTTCAGTTTGATATTCTTGGATCTTTCACGCGAAAATGTTTTGATATGCAAGGTCATTCTGTTGACCCGAAAAGTGGTGA carries:
- the Rps9 gene encoding ribosomal protein S9 isoform X2, with amino-acid sequence MVNGRIPSVFSKTYVTPRRPYEKARLDQELRIIGEYGLRNKREVWRVKYTLANIRKAARELLTLEEKDPKRLFEGNALLRRLVRIGVLDESRMKLDYVLGLKIEDFLERRLQTQVFKLGLAKSIHHARVLIRQRHIRYPNTLPD
- the Rps9 gene encoding ribosomal protein S9 isoform X1, yielding MVNGRIPSVFSKTYVTPRRPYEKARLDQELRIIGEYGLRNKREVWRVKYTLANIRKAARELLTLEEKDPKRLFEGNALLRRLVRIGVLDESRMKLDYVLGLKIEDFLERRLQTQVFKLGLAKSIHHARVLIRQRHIRVRKQVVNIPSFIVRLDSQKHIDFSLKSPFGGGRPGRVKRKNLRKGSGGAAPEEEED